The DNA window GTCTTCCGCATCCTGCTCAAAGGATTGAAAATGCAATGGATGAAGCTAAAGTTAAAGTTGATCCATTTACATCAGTTGAACAACAAGTACAAACAGCTTTAAAAGCTATTAAGCCACTTATTCCTATTAGATTTGAAAAAGTTAAAGTAGCTGTTCGCCTTCCAGGATCTGCTGCAGGTAGTGCTTACTCTGCAATTCATCCATTTGGTGAAATTGTTAATGAAGAATGGCAACAAGATGGTTCTTGGATAGCTATTGTAGAAATACCTGGTGGTCTTCAAGATAAATTTGCATCTAAAATGGCTGAAATTTCAGGTGGAGAAGCAGAGACAAAAACTATTAAATAAGTTTTTTCAACCCTATGGGGTTTTACGATGATATATGTGGAAAATAAAGATTTGGTTATTCCTGGTGAAGTATTAGCAGATGATGACTACTATCCAGGAAGAGGTACTTTTAAAGAAGATGGTAAAATATGTTCTTCTTTAATGGGGCTTGTTTCTTTAAGGAATAAAAAAATTAGAGTTATTCCTCTTAAAAGCAAATATGTTCCTAAAAAAGGAGATGTTGTAATTGGAAAAATAGAAGATGTAAGGTTTTCTATGTGGGATGTTGATATTAATTCCCCTTATTCTGGAATTTTACCTGCTTTTGAAGTCTTTGGAAGAGAAAAAAAAGAACTCAACAAAATGTTTGATGTTGGAGATGTTTTGTTTTTAAGAGTTGTTGAGGTAGATGAAGTTAAAAAAGCAAAACTAGGCCTTAAAGGAAGAGGAATGGGTAAATTCAATGGAGGTATAGTTGTAGAAATTACTCCAACTAAAGTTCCTAGATTAATCGGTAAAAAAGGTTCCATGATTAACATGATTAAAGATAAAACCCAATGTAAGATTGTTGTAGGTCAGAATGGTCTTGTATGGGTTAAAGGTGAAGAAGACATGGAACAACTTACTAAAAATATTATCCATTTAATTGAATCTGAAGCACACACCTCTGGTCTTACTGATAAAATCAAAAGGAAATTATACTTGGAAATTGATGGTATAGTTCTTGAAGAGGAACAAGAGGATGATGAATCTGAGGATGACTATGAAGAACTTGAAAAACCTAAACTCCAAAATTTTAAAGAAGAATTAGAACGTGAAGAAAAAGAAAAGCAAAATAAAGACTTGTTCTATGAAACAATTGAGGAGTTTAAGAA is part of the Methanobrevibacter woesei genome and encodes:
- the rrp4 gene encoding exosome complex RNA-binding protein Rrp4 — its product is MIYVENKDLVIPGEVLADDDYYPGRGTFKEDGKICSSLMGLVSLRNKKIRVIPLKSKYVPKKGDVVIGKIEDVRFSMWDVDINSPYSGILPAFEVFGREKKELNKMFDVGDVLFLRVVEVDEVKKAKLGLKGRGMGKFNGGIVVEITPTKVPRLIGKKGSMINMIKDKTQCKIVVGQNGLVWVKGEEDMEQLTKNIIHLIESEAHTSGLTDKIKRKLYLEIDGIVLEEEQEDDESEDDYEELEKPKLQNFKEELEREEKEKQNKDLFYETIEEFKKKSKKDNSISIANKPQNSFILNNKDY